In the Pogona vitticeps strain Pit_001003342236 chromosome 2, PviZW2.1, whole genome shotgun sequence genome, TAAgcctcatggaggatcacaccataaaattgttacttttagctctagaatcttccgagagagtcagcgcaggcgcagacaatacccatatgtgtgaattcacacagaaccactcaaagaactatggttacaggtaagtaacctcttttttctcCTTATCCCTGCACCTTTCTGAaatggttgtttctcttctttttcttatttaccagatgatgaacaggagaagaatTGACCAGGAAGACCTGGGGCATCCGCTGCAGAAAGACataaagaagagggggaaaagagaatTGAAAACCCAACTAGGCAGGAATGGATGTCACATGAaggaactcacacaggggagaaacaaaataaatacatgtcaCCTCAGTAGCCATCAAATAACTCATACAGAGGAGAAACTGTATCCgtgtgtggaatgtggaaagagcttcagtcagagcagtgccctgaggtcacatcaaagaactcacactggggagaaaccatataaatgcatggaatgtggaaagagtttcactgACAGGAGTACCCGtagatcacatcaaagaactcacactggggagaaaccatataaatgcatggaatgtgggaagagcttcagtcacagcagtgccctgagttcccatcaaagaattcatactggggagaaaccatataaatgcatggattgtgggaagagcttcagtcagaagggTACCCTGAgtttccatcaaagaactcacactggggagaaaccatataaatgcatggaatgtgggaagagcttcaatcagaagggtaacctgagttcccatcaaagaacgcacacaggggagaaaccatataaatgcatagattgtgggaagagcttcagtcagaagggtaccctgagttcccatcaaacaactcacactggggagaaaccatataaatgcatggaatgtggaaagaccttcagtcacagcagtgccctgagttcacatcaaagaactcacgccggggagaaaccatataaatgcaagcaatgtgggaagagcttcagtcacagcagtgccctgagtagacatgaaagaactcacactggggagaaaccatataaatgcatggattgtggaaagagcttcactgacAGCAGTACCCTGAgtttgcatcaaagaactcacactggggagaaaccatataaatgcatggaatgcgggcAGAGCTTCACTGACAGAAGTACCctgagtttacatcaaagaattcacactggggagaaaccatataaatgcatggattgtgggaagagcttcagtcagaagggTACCCTgacttcccatcaaagaactcacactggggagaaaccatataaatgcatagaatgtgggaagagcttcagtcagaagggtaccctgagttcccatcaaagaactcacactggggagaaaccatataaatgcatggaatgtggaaagaccttcagtcacagcagtgacctgagttcccatcaaagaactcacactggggagaaaccatataaatgcatggaatgtggaaagaccttcagtcacagcagtgccctgagttcacatcaaagaacgcacacaggagagaaaccatataaatgcaagcaatgtgggaagagcttcagtcacagcggtgccctgagttcccatcaaagaactcacactggggagaaaccatataaatgcatggaatgtggaaagaccttcagtcacagcagtgccctgagttcacatctaagaactcacgctggagagaaaccatataaatgcatggaatgtgggaagagcttcactcACAGCggtgccctgagttcacatctaagaactcacactggggagaaaccatataaatgcatggaatgtgggaagagcttcagtcagaagggtaacctgagttcccatcaaagaactcacactggggagaaaccatataaatgcatggaatgtgggaagagctttactCACAGCAGTGtgctgagttcacatcaaagaactcacatgggagcaaccatataaatgcatggaatgtggaaagagcttcaggcagagCGATAACctgagtttacatcaaagaaatcacactggagagaaaccatataaatgcatggaatgtggaaagatcttTAGTCAAACCAGTAGCCTTAGGTCCCATCTAAatattcacactggggagaaagcatAGGAATACACAGAATGTAAACAGAGCTTCAGTAGGAGCagttacagtggaacctctacttaagaacttaattggttttggaatggtgttcttaggctgaaacattcttaagttgaaggacaatttcccataggaatggactgaaaatcaATCCGTTctggctttttttgttgttgttgttgttttgttttttgttatgtagaggtgcgttcgtacattgaagcattagttcccataggaactaatgcaaagctggttaatatgtactctaccactagggagagaattttttttaatctaagatgacctaaggttaaaaaaagagcaggaaaggttttttttcctgttcttatcttggatttctgttctcaagtagaagcaaaatttagcaaatggagctgttcttaagttggattgttcttaagtagggacgttcttaagtagagaccccactgtatcttctttCATATCAAATCATATtgatgcattgaatgtggaaagcctCGTTTAGACCCATAGCCTTAGTTATCATTGTCACGACCTCTACCTAAAGAGGTAAGGATTGTGggtcagggagtcactgtgggtgcaaaacAACATACTTAGTGCTTGAGTTAGGTACTTGAGGCTTCCAAAGCGCGTAGTACAAGCCCCGTGGACAAGTCCGActtaaaagaaaactttgcttACTTTCAAAGCAATAACCTGTTCACTGagtgcttccttagacagcacaacagcCTGAGCATGTAGGACCCCTCAGTATTACAGTAGCAATGAGTGACCTTCTCAAATCCTCACTACATTTATGTttaatcctgctgttcaagagactagcCCACTGTTGAAGAATTAGATTTGTTTTCATTAAGAAAATAACGTAGTTTTATTAGAATACACTTGTAGCTTTAAAGACATACGCATTAGGCATATCTcactgttaaaggtaaaggtaaaggttccccttgacaatttttgtccagtcgtgttcgactctagggggcggtgctcatccccgtttccatgccatagagccagcgtttgtccaaagacaatcttccgtggtcacatggccagtgcgacttagacacggaacgctgttaccttcccaccgaggtggtccctatttatctacttgcatttgcatgctttcgaaccactaggttggcgggagctgggacaagtgacgggagctcactccatcacgtggatttgatcttacgactgcttggtcttctgaccctgcagcacaggcttctgcggtttagcccgcagcgccaccacgtcccttttttatCTCACTgttacaatgattaaaataagtctactatttctaagtaaaataacaACTAGAACATAAGTTATCATCCTTGCTCTCTTTACATGTTAGCATCTAGAGAAGCCGGgtgatttcttccttctcttctttttcaaaaggcaaacctctcacattccacaacCTCCACCATCCATCTCTCACATCCATGTacaaccatttttctacatgtctctgGACCAAGTTCTTCATGATGCTTCcaagctgttaaccaattaactcCAAGTGGGTGTAACATAGTTCACCGCCCACATTTCACAAGAGAAGATCCAAGCCCCAGTGGCTGATCTTTGTGCTCTGTTTATTCTCTGGGCCTCTTGGGCCTTGCTTCCTTATCTTCATGCCAGGCAAAGCAACTCTGCATAACAACCTCATGAGAACATTTCATTGCTTTTCAATTCATCTCACACAGGACCTAAaggactccatctttgtatgatgACAAGTTCCAATTTCCTCCTATTTCCTCACACGCATCAAAGAACAGAGATGGGGCACAAACTACACAATCCACGGAATGCAGATTGAGCTTCATTTGGAGAGATAACCTTAGTTGTGTGCattattttaaaggaattaaCTTTATGGGatgcagattttttaaatctaaaacttaacactgctttttaaaagttgcttcagaggtgcattaaaagtgaaagctTTTAGAAAAATCGCAGCTAGGGATATCATTTACATTGCACCCCTTGTTTTGGTACAAAAGCTGCTGATAAGTTACCAAGGCATAAGTAGCTTGTTCAGCTGTGTGCtagtttccactggaaagaatagaCAAGAAAATGCTAAAGTAATATGAAAccgagagaaaagagaaaagagaaaaaatgagtGAATGTTGAAGTCCATTTGTGTTGTATTTAATTTATAACATTAATTAACAAAGAGATGTGAAAACTTGAGTTAAACTAAGGAGAATACTATATTGTACAATGGAAGCTTTTACGGAattttacaaaatgaaaaaaagatagATGAtttaaggctaactgatgaaagatgAGCAAGTAGCAAAGAGACAAAAGGTGTCATTTGTTTTGGAAGGCTTTGCCCTCGTAAATAATGGTAGTAATTGAGTTTTGAAGATTCAACcaatgaatatactgtattgtttcCATCAACGACTAGACATTTCTGTGCTATCATATCGAGAGCATCCTGGTCTCTAAGGGCAGGTATTGTTCGAAGAGAGCTGAAATTTTGTTCAGACTTTGTGAGTTTTTCAAGCTCCGATAGCTtcaggccctggactgcactggatCAGAGTTGGCCCAATCCTTTAATTTTtcaacatctgagcttctcagagggTCAGGAAGAGGTTGTTTTCTTGACAGATGAagaacaaagggatataaatagagatcacacatgcacacacactgttattagaaaggaatggaGAACCACACAGGATTTGTTTTCATGGAGTAGAACAACAGACGATGGAACTGATGCAGGGTGAAATTCCTTAGAGAAGTGGAAAGATAACCATGTGGCAGTGACAGTCAGCAATGGATTCTACGGCTGGGTGAGAAGAAGATGTTCTGTGTTAACAACACGCTTAGAACCAAATAATGCTTTTGATtttgtatctatttatttttaaagtttaaatacttttgcatgtttttCATTGACAATGATaagggttttttgctttttttcattgTATTCTTAGAAACTTTGAAGTGTCCTGAAcatgtattctctgtctttctagattatgagctcctgtgttttaatgcatttatatttttaattcaagcATGTCTTATAATTTGCCCATAACCTAAGTTTCAATACCCACatctttttacaaggtgcaaggatgtattttaagtaatCTTACAGTTTCTGCATAACCTACAGTTTTTTCCTCACACATGTAAGACTTCCTGTCATTTTTTTTGGATTTagtatatttaagtatggaacctagaaatgatgtcAATAAaagaacttgtacagaattaagaagttttggaattgcctggaatcattgcaaccaTGGAAAGATTTCTTATGAGACACCCAGATGAGTCTCATCTTGTCACGGATTGTCTTTGTGAGGGAGAAGGTCTGGATGAACTCATGCCAAGTAGAGTGCCCTCCTTTCCTGAGGAGAGGATGGATAAGCTCATAAAGCCCCAGAGAAAGAACGGGTCACAGAGAAATTCGTGTTGGCTTCTCGTTATGACTGCTTTTTTTCCTAGGTGTTTGTATGGTGGCCGCTTTATAAGCAGCGGTTCTGAGAGGTCTTCAGTCTCCCTTCAACACTCAGATGCACTTCAACAAACTGACATGCGGGACAAATGCAGGTGTTTTGGAAACATCTTTATCTACCTGGGCTTACCAATAACTTAATTACATCAAATGTGCTGA is a window encoding:
- the LOC140703778 gene encoding uncharacterized protein LOC140703778, whose product is MMNRRRIDQEDLGHPLQKDIKKRGKRELKTQLGRNGCHMKELTQGRNKINTCHLSSHQITHTEEKLYPCVECGKSFSQSSALRSHQRTHTGEKPYKCMECGKSFTDRSTRRSHQRTHTGEKPYKCMECGKSFSHSSALSSHQRIHTGEKPYKCMDCGKSFSQKGTLSFHQRTHTGEKPYKCMECGKSFNQKGNLSSHQRTHTGEKPYKCIDCGKSFSQKGTLSSHQTTHTGEKPYKCMECGKTFSHSSALSSHQRTHAGEKPYKCKQCGKSFSHSSALSRHERTHTGEKPYKCMDCGKSFTDSSTLSLHQRTHTGEKPYKCMECGQSFTDRSTLSLHQRIHTGEKPYKCMDCGKSFSQKGTLTSHQRTHTGEKPYKCIECGKSFSQKGTLSSHQRTHTGEKPYKCMECGKTFSHSSDLSSHQRTHTGEKPYKCMECGKTFSHSSALSSHQRTHTGEKPYKCKQCGKSFSHSGALSSHQRTHTGEKPYKCMECGKTFSHSSALSSHLRTHAGEKPYKCMECGKSFTHSGALSSHLRTHTGEKPYKCMECGKSFSQKGNLSSHQRTHTGEKPYKCMECGKSFTHSSVLSSHQRTHMGATI